In Mytilus trossulus isolate FHL-02 chromosome 10, PNRI_Mtr1.1.1.hap1, whole genome shotgun sequence, the DNA window GAACATGTTAGTCATTTTGTTAACTTCTATTGACTTCATGATTTGTATTTAACAGTGTGACAACTTGTCAAAGGTGTGTGATGAGTTAGTCATCAAGAACAGAGATCCATTGGTGATACAGCCAACATCATTAGAGATAGCCATCATTAGGAAGAAACCAGGAGAAGAACTGgtatatatcttatttttttcagcaaatatttttttaaaagagaataGATGTTCAAATATGTTGAATGATATTATATGTACTGGTCTGCATTTTGTTACTCAGAGGAATTTATTATTGAAATCTGATTATTTCAATCAAGTATACCTTTATTcaaagagggaccaaagataccaaagggacagtcaaactcgtaaatcgaaaacaaactgacaacgccatggctaaaaatgaaaagacaaacagaaaaacaatagtacacaatatgacacaacatagaaaactaaagaataaacaacacaaaccccaccaaaaactaggggtgatctcaggtgctctggaagggtaagcagatcctgctccacatgcggcacccgtcgtgttgcttatgtgattacaaatccggtaaaaagtctaattcggtaagtcaaattcatgaaagggaaggggattgtagttacgacgtaaggaacatttACTACATAGGAAATTTATGAGATATGCACTTATTAGAAAGTCTTCTATTTCAGATGGTACACACTCTTCTAATCAAATACTGAAAAGATTTTCTGTATGCTTGAAAACTGCAACCATATGTTTTGTATAACTTAttgaaaaacagtttttttaatatttcaaatgaggAACAAAAGTAtcagttaaatttatataatatggggacgaagtccccaataacagtagaaaattcaattatttaaaaaaaaaattcgggaAAAATTCCCGAATTTtaaattgtactaatgaactcaaaatcgttcaaattttttttgttgccGTTTTGAAATCCCCGACCTGTGCggaaatctacaatgtacttcctttttcTGGTTTTGTTTCTATGAatctttgagaaaaaaaatatatttatcagtctagtataaataggaaggaacgcaataccaatttcatttttaataattccttcatatgaaaaaacgtttcctgatgatagcgtttctttgtttacattgcatatgacgtcataacttaaataacgtcacaactaaaatccctaacaacagaaccaaaatcggaaacgttacggtatttccgtttcttttttttaacaaatatttttaagttacaaaaaaataattcatacagacttcgtccccatttacaggtaatgcaGGCCTCATATTATttaatcatcatgatcatgcgTGTTTCCTTTTAAGCCTTTTGATTATTTGGATTtgctataaatatattatattttccaGGTATAACTATACAGTCACAGttttactataaatatattatacttTTAGGGTATAACTATACAGTCAGTGTATTATGGTATCCATGTAATGATTGATTATATTTTCAGGGTATAACTATACAGTCagcgtattatggtatacatgTAATGATTGATTATATTTCCAGGGTATAACCATACAGTCAGTGTTTtgctataaatatattatattttcaggGAATAACTATACAGTCagcgtattatggtatacatgtattatattttcaggGTATAACTATACAGTCagcgtattatggtatacatgGATTATATTTTCAGGGTATAACTATACAGTCAGCATATTatggtatacatgtattatattttcaggGTATAACTATACAGTCagcgtattatggtatacatgtattatattttcaggGTATAACTATACAGTCAGCGTATTATGGTATACgtgtattatattttcagtGTATAACTATACAGTCAGCGTATTATGgtaaacatgtattatattttcagtGTATAACTATACAGTCagcgtattatggtatacatgtattatattttcaggGTATAACTATACAGTCagcgtattatggtatacatgtattatattttcaggGAATAACTATACAGTCagcgtattatggtatacatgtattatattttcaggTTATAACTATACAGTCagcgtattatggtatacatgtattatattttcaggGTATAACTATACAGTCagcgtattatggtataccgtatacatgtattatattttcaggGTATAACTATACAGTCagcgtattatggtatacatgtattatattttcaggGAATAACTATACAGTCagcgtattatggtatacatgtattatattttcaggGTATAACTATACAGTCagcgtattatggtatacatgtattatattttcaggGTATGACTATACAGTCagcgtattatggtatacatgtattatattttcaggGTATAACTATACAGTCagcgtattatggtatacatgtattatattttcaggGTATAACTATACAGTCagcgtattatggtatacatgTAGTAGGTGGTATAAAGGAAATGGTAAGTTAACCATCACATTTTTATTTCCTGAATCTACTCTAAATTTAGATATTCTTGTGTAAAGGAGACAAGATAATATGacaattattttaacattgtatTAAATAATGATCGATATGTAACATTTCCTGATAGTATTAGTTAGTTTCACAAACAACACTATTAGAATTAAttacaaaaacacatttttatagaaatatcaaaataacaattcatTAGCTATTTCTTTAAAAGATTAGGTATAATCTTCCTGTATGTAATTGTTTTTCACATTATTCATTGAATCTAAAGCAACATTGATATTTGGgctgtatatataatttgtcaAGTAGAATTTAACTGAACTAGCATCTGATCAGTTCTAGGTTGGTCCCCTCCATAAAACATTCAGTATGCCTtcgaaatatacaaatattacataatattgTCAAGAATTTTAATAACAGTCGGGAAACAGACTAGACCAGGTCATAAAAAAGGCAAAGGCATAGAagaagaattattttttatgttgcaAAATTTTGTATGGAAAACAAAGATTCTATAAAAACTTCTactataaaattgttaatttactGTAAACTGTTTGTAGTCTCCAGCAGATCTGTGTGGGAAGATAGAGAAAGGGGATGAAGTTATACAAGTCAATAACAGAACTGTTGTAAGTTTTAACAAAGGTCTAGATTGACAAAAGTTATTTTTACTtagtttaattgttttgtaagtgaagataattttataacataGTTTCAATGGACTACAATGTCATCAATCTTTTTACTTAGTTTAGTTATTGTAAACATGgtgaaaggggagataattttaaaacatagtttattgttgtaaagggagataattttaaaCATGGCTTTAAAAATGACTACAAAGTTATCAATCATTTTCACTAAGATTATTGTTCTGTAAGGGGAGAAAATTTTATAACACAGTTTCAACAAAAGACTTCAATGTAATCTATCATTTTCACTAACTTCAATTCTTGTGTAAGGGGAGatcattttaagacaaattgtTGTAAAGATAAATCTTCAGTAAAAGGAACGATTCAGAAGACATATAACATGCATGTAAAGGACAAAAGATAGACAATATACCTATATTTGATTTCCTAAAAGACCAATGAGAAAAGTCATCTTTGGATTTGTAGGctttcaattaaattaaatcctgatttggaaaaagggagataatcctgTGTTCTCTGAGATAATGTAAACATCTATATGCCAGAGTCTTATTAATgcattatttgttattatcaaaCCTAAAAGGTTTGTAGTTTGATACCTTCATAACACATTGACATAAAGAATTAAGTGATAAACATTAAAGAAACGGTGAAATTTGTTTTGTCATGGcaacattttataacaaaaacaattaaaatacaaatactaaatttaaggtggtacctaacacatCAGGGATATATTTCTGTAAATTCAGTTAAATGTTTcaattatgttgtgttgtaaaaagaatattaagcttctcaatgatcaaaattggtggtTTTCAAAttgctatatcatgtatatatccagtgtaatttttctgactaAATGGTTAGTTcaaatcttgttttaaatttttatatttttgttgatttactttgacaaaattttatgaaaattaaacgagccaaattaattttagtgaaagtgttggatACCATCCTAAAGTTAGAATCTTGTTATTAGTAAAAGGAGTGTGGATGAAACAATGTGGTTATATTCCAAATGTTTAAATGCAAAATGATACTCTAAAGGAAAAATACCATTTTGGTGGTTGTAATTGTTGTTGTACATTTTAAATGGAAAATCTATAAACTCAAAACAAAGCAACAGTGTTTATAATGTTTTCTCGTTCTCTGTTCATATCTCCATaatgttattgttaaaaaagaCTTTAGTTAACATTGTATTATGCTTAAATACCTCTTCAGGTTGGATGGCAGTTGAAGTCACTTGTGAACATTCTGAAGGAAAaacctaaagaggtcaacttgTTGCTAAAGAAACGCCCCCACCATATAAACCCATATGGTCAGGTACCCAACAAACGTAAACAGATGAACAAACACCATGCCCAACAGATCTCTACTCTGCCTAAATCTCTGAAGAAACGTAGATCTCGTGAAGGAGAACCAAAGAATGCACGCCCATCTCTACAGGAATTTGTCAATCCTGGTAGTAATCTGTTGTCAGTTGTAGGGTAAGTTAACACTTTTATATCTTTACAATTTTAACACTGGTAAACTGTTTTTTGCCTTACACTCAGCATGATAATAATGCAAGGAGCATTGTATGTCCATTCTTTTTCTTGCTTTGCCTTTAGCAAGAAACTTAAAACGTTCACTGCTTTTGATTCCTACATCATGTATGCAAGTAGAATAAAGTGTTTTCTACTCTGTCTTTTATTAACAATCATTTTAAAGTATCATGTAGTGTTACATTATCACTGCTTCactaaatataattaccaatatCATTTTGTGTACAACAATGATTATGAAATGTTGTCGTTAtccatttcaaattgttttaccATGAGTGTGCAATGCCAATACTTTAAAAGTGCTTCCATTTTGATGTCATGTTCAATTTTTCATTCCTTTATCAAATGTGTAGTACAGCACAATTTAATAAAAGACAACATTTTAACTTCCAATTTAAAAGTTTGGCTATAATGCAATCCCCATGTATATCAATCTGTCTGACTGTCTGTTTGGCCAACAAATGTTTTGTTGCTCATTCTCATAAACTTCTCCCCAGAATTACTTCATATTTGATCAGGAGCTCAAAGTATCTATAAGAATCATAATAAGTGTGAAGAACCTAGGACAGAGGACATATGTTATTTGAATGTAGAATGCAAGGAACATTGGAACTCTGTtcttttattgatttaacaagaaaatacattATTTAGTTAGAGTTACCGTAGTTGATGTACAATATGTAACTTGAACAactatggattcattattttattatttgtgggATACCAGCTTTTATGAGAAATGATGAAAAtggaatttaaatgttcaacaaataccCATGACAAttcaagttttcctcaaaccatgaaaatgtgaACCCTCGAAAATAAATGTATCCACAGTAATGAAAATGGAAGAAACGTAATATTGCAGACTAAAAAAACTGGTCTGCATCATGCAAATGTTCAACCATTGAGCATCAAAATATGCCATCTCCTTTGAACAGACTGGAAGtttaaatatattcaattttaaaagctCTTATATTTTTGAGAGTGTGTAAacgaatatgttaaatgtttGTTGTCTAAACTGCAAAGTATAGATAGTGATATTTGTCTGTTAATCCATCTATCAGTTCTTgtctgataaaataaaataaatttacgtCCAAATTGTAAGATCAGTGATAATCACTTTTtaaggagttatgccccttttgaAAATATAGATTATTTGCTAAGTTGCATAGTGGATATATCAAAGTTTGAgctttgattgaaaaaaaatacaggagttatgtcccttagatAAGTAAATGTAACAATTCAACTTATCACATACATATCCATGTatcaaatataattgaattaataaaaaaaaagttaatgtactgtaaattcagaaatttttgcgaggattttattattgcgaataattcgactgagttgtaaacacattaattaaaactcacattttgtaatattttaactgaattaagcatgacttttctcaaaatcgttaaaattaaaatcgcattcaagtgtaaaatgacaaaatctcaataataaatgcatgcaataatttctgaattaacagtaacTTGACAGTGTTAAATCTATTTGATGCTCTGACATGGAAAAGGACAGCATACTTtactaaatgtatattttgatcAAATCTGATAAAACTGTTACTGATGTAGTACTGTAATATTGGGTTTTTTCACCTTATTGAAGTACGTTGGTAAcataaaagatattatgtaaattgaatatttatactGTTATACTAATATAATATCCCAATAACTGCAAATATAGCATTACATATTTAAGTTATAGGGAAGTTGTGCTTGCCTGtcatatgatatacatgtataagttagggataaattattttttttttatgcacacttCCTAGTTAGAAAATATTTGTCTTACACTAGTAAACTGACACTCGACAAATAGATTAAGTATTTGTCGCATTCATTGCATTGGTaaactaatatttattttaaattgcataAGATATGTTAAATTAGAGACTCTGCAACTTACAGTTCTAATGAGGATGTCTTTCATGTACAGATAGGGGTATCCTCTTATTGGAGGGACAAATAGGGTGAGGGTGTCAGTAATTTAAGATAGAAAAGATAATTTAATAGTGTTAGCTAAGTGATAGAACGCATGTTGCACTaattacaaaaacatgaaaGGGCATGTATATACGTGTACACAGAAATCAGCTACCTCCCTGTCTAACCACTTCACAAGACCAAATTTTGGTTCTTTTAAAAGTTCTGTTTGATTctaattttgcaaaataaattaTCATCATGATGATGCTTAACAATCATTAACATAGTGGTGTTGGCTTATGATCGTAGGGGTCAGTATGTTTAAGGTCAATGTGTCCATCCCTCATCAGGTCAAAGTTTTTGTTAAAAGTATGTTACAAACTGAAACACTGATGAGTGTACCCTACATGTCGTAAATATCATTTtactaatacaaatatatcctAAGTTGTTTAATGTTGTTTGAGACTGTACATCAACAATATTCACATTTAAATTGGAATGTATAAAGTTATGGCTGATGTGTATTCAATTGATTTTGATTGATAACATCATTTTATGTCCATCCATCCATGTATCTGTAGTTTTATTTATGATGTGTGTGTGTAAAACTCCTAATATTTTGTAAGGTATCAACAATTGAATTAGAAGATTAAACATGTGTAAAGGTTACTAAAAGTGAACTctattttaataattgatacACATCTTTTGTTGTTCAATTCATTACCTGCCCCATTGATGAAATTGATGAAATAGTTACAGATCATAGGTGTGGAAAATGTGACAAGTTTTatgtatcttttaaaattgaggtattttttttttccaggTGAACGCattatcttttttgtaaataatatatatagtgaTAAACAGTGAAGTACATGTTTTGTACCTGTATCACCTTTATATGGTAGATAAGTTATATAGATTATACAagtgattttattgatatctgGTGTAAGGGAAATATTTTTGATCAGAGATATAATTGTCACATTTATCTTTCTACATCAGGTAGGTTTATTATGTTGAAAAggataatattgttttatttaatctttACGAGATCTTTACTCAGGTGTTAAGAGTTGTTAATTTAAGTGTCCCAATGTATTCATTCAGATCGTTTCACAATTGATACTTTCATCAATTCTTGTTGTTTTTCCTTTACCTAATTTTTTAGAAAGAGCTATATACACAGCATATATATAAGGGGAGGGGTGAAATATAATGTGTAAAGGACAAAGTACGATAAGGCCTGTTTTTTGGCCcccttattttctcattttctaAACTTTGCTTTGGAAAGCTACTTATCACGTCAAAATATCGATTTTTGGCCATTGTTTCTAAAAATGTAATATCGTGTGCCTACATaacccagaaaaaaaattggttatTTAGACAGCAAAAACAGTTCGCATAacattggaataaaaaaaatcctggcACAGacactaaaaaaataacaatttgttgtaaaataagctgcaaaaatatttgaataataacagAAAGTTAACCCCCATCACCTCAACCAGTTGCAAAAAATAAGAGGTTTTGAAGTTCATCCAAACAAACTTCAAACATCAGGGAAATCCGAatgttttaacacaataagtagCTTTCCaaaacagaatttgaaaaatgagaaaaaaggggggacaaAAACAGGCCTTATCGTACCTTGCCTTTTATAGTAAACTAAGGTGAATAAaggttacaaaataaatatagaaaaaatacaagaatAAGTAAGTTTGTACATCATGACTATAGACATTGGCACAGATGAAGTTATTTAAAATGAGAAGTTTTAAGTGGAATAAGGGATTCAAGCTGAATTTTTTATGACACTttacatgatttaaaaataattcaaagaaaCCAGGATTCCAGCCCTTTGTAAGGTCTTCTAAGGGACATAACCTATTGTCAGCTGTCATGGTAGATACAAAGTCTgaatacaaagaaataaaaactttcaaaataaccTGCCAAAAAAACACCCTAAACTGAAACATATCatgattaacatatatatatatccaattttGGCTGATTTGACttttaatcaataatttatGTAGTTTTATGCCACATGTGCACACTTTGTTATCACTGAAAATAACAATTGGTATATGTTAATAAGTATACTTTTATAaagatgtatgttttattttagagATGAGAATGAGAATGCCTCTGATGACAAAGAGGATATAAACGATATAACTGATGATGGTAATGATACAGATAACGACGTATTCCGTAGTGGCTCAGAATCTCCACAGTACACACTTCCTGTCGTAACTAACACACAACATAGACGTGCCACGGTCAGCGGTGGTTCTCCAACACTCAGTAGAACACTCCTGATTATAGAGGACCCAGACACACCAACCAGACCAAAGTCATTTACTATAACGGCATCTGATATCCCACAGATAGAGTTAGAAACAGTGCCAGGTATGCAgttatttggggggggggggggggggggggaagggTTAAAGGGATGCATATCCCTAAGAATAAGATAGAACTCGAAACAGTACCAGGTATGCAGTTATCTGGGGGTAGGTAATGGGTGAAAGCTTAAGGTTACATATCCCTCAGATAGAACTAGAAAAGTGCTAGGTATGcagtaaaatttagaaaataaaaataaaaatagccttTGAATATTTGTcatggggccagctgaaggacatcTACTGGTGCGAgagtttcttgctgcattgaagacctattggtgaccttctgctgttgtctgttctatggtcaaGAAAAGTTGACAAAAAGCACTTATATGTATACAACATTTGACAAATTTTCCTGGTTCCTATTTTTGTTGATCATGATTAAAATCTTAGTTCTTTACTAAAATTTTGTCAGTTCCCATATAAAATCttgttttttatctataaatttaaaacagagTTACATTTGACAAATTTTCCTGTTTCCCATTTACTTagattttttgataaaatcttaGTTTTTGCCTAATTACAATACTGATACAGAATCTATAACaaggccaatacagaaacagccagttcataacacttttattaaatgatttcaaGAGAATTAAAAAACAGAAGTGAATGACCCATATAAGCCCAATACAGCTTTTTCAGTATTTGctctgtttttttctgttttttaaaagactttaagacgttacaaaacattgctcatcatttaacatgtttattttataattttaatttatagattaaaaaatataatacaaatgtttttatgcatAATGATATTCTTGTTTCCAAAATTCCAATAGGGAACAAATGTAATGTCAGCCATGTAGTTAagaggtaaaataaaaaaaaatgaagaaagcaAATGACCAAAACGTCTCAAAAATTGGTTTATTGATACAATTACATAacaatattatgaataaattcCCACAATATATTGATAGTAAAAAGtgttattgtataatttaaggTGATGAAAACGGCTTTTCAAAGTTTGGTGATAAGAACAAGGTTTCAGCTCAACAGAAAAGACAGGATTACAAACAGACCAAATCTGTTCCTCAGTCCATGGAGTATGGTGTCAAGTCTGACACCTCTAAAGCTGACAACACAAGAACacttcaaaacttaaaaaagacTGTAGCATTACTCGAGGTACCGTCTCATTTTCAGACTCCTCCCAGGTGTGTGGTCAGCGACTCCATGGATAGTCTGGACGAACAATGGAATAACGATTTCTCAATGACATCATCACAGGAGACTTTGACAGAACTAACGGCTAAAATCTCAACATTGACAACATCAGCCAATGAAAATGATACAATTGATGATGAGAATGAAAATGAGGCTGACTTTGATAATTTGGTAAAAGATGATGGTTGTGATAAGGAAGTCAGCTCTGAGACACATTCAGAGGATAAGGGCGGGGAAGAGGCAACTCAACCAATAAAGggcattttaaaacattttgatgatGAAGAGAAAGGAGAGAAAATCTGTGAGGAAAAAAGCTTATCAGACAGTAGAAAACAAACACAGCATAATGAATTAGAGAGAAAAATTCAAGAGGAAGTCAAAAAAATATCTCAGTCTCGTAAAGAACATGACAAAAAAGAGATTTCTGGTAGTGATAATTTCCAAACAGAACATGTTAGGAAAGAAAATTCAGAAAGAGACAAAAATATTGCAGGTGTCCATGATATTAATGAAGAAAGGGATGAGAGAAAACAGAACAATGAAGACATCAACCATCTGAGTGGCAGTCTGAAAAAACACCAATCATCATTGCCTAACTCAGCTCCTAAAGATTTAGACGCTACATTTGTTGATTACGATCGACATTGGAATACTAGAACAACATTGGCTCAtgaacataaacataaaaatgaaccACAACTGGTCAAGATCAGGAAGTTAGACTCTGTCACTGCTGTAGATCGGGTAAGTAATGGATAAAATCGTGACAGACTTCAGATGATGAAGCTTTCAATGAATATAGCAAAATGAGCAACAAGACCAACACCTATTAGgtcatgtaaatgtaaaggctgataatgtcagtttactcattttggagttattgtcctgaaatttcaactttaactctttttttgctttttctcATAATATCTTCATAAAGAAACTTTAATAAG includes these proteins:
- the LOC134688403 gene encoding CNK3/IPCEF1 fusion protein-like isoform X2, translating into MAMTFVNHILYENWSPALVSDWIKGLDEATPQYADLILEHGIGGRKLLMLTHNDLEKIGINKLGHQELILEAVDLLKTLRYGYDTENLQYLALQLGCKAKSLQREVQASSSENNPNAANVSKHSTSHDKLSVNILSSVSDLITSLKSIVNWLDRTPFEAIYELCLVRNSIVKIGIELVSNSQRETQLTDIENNIIKSCDNLSKVCDELVIKNRDPLVIQPTSLEIAIIRKKPGEELGITIQSAYYGIHVVGGIKEMSPADLCGKIEKGDEVIQVNNRTVVGWQLKSLVNILKEKPKEVNLLLKKRPHHINPYGQVPNKRKQMNKHHAQQISTLPKSLKKRRSREGEPKNARPSLQEFVNPGSNLLSVVGDENENASDDKEDINDITDDGNDTDNDVFRSGSESPQYTLPVVTNTQHRRATVSGGSPTLSRTLLIIEDPDTPTRPKSFTITASDIPQIELETVPGDENGFSKFGDKNKVSAQQKRQDYKQTKSVPQSMEYGVKSDTSKADNTRTLQNLKKTVALLEVPSHFQTPPRCVVSDSMDSLDEQWNNDFSMTSSQETLTELTAKISTLTTSANENDTIDDENENEADFDNLVKDDGCDKEVSSETHSEDKGGEEATQPIKGILKHFDDEEKGEKICEEKSLSDSRKQTQHNELERKIQEEVKKISQSRKEHDKKEISGSDNFQTEHVRKENSERDKNIAGVHDINEERDERKQNNEDINHLSGSLKKHQSSLPNSAPKDLDATFVDYDRHWNTRTTLAHEHKHKNEPQLVKIRKLDSVTAVDRENKKVEGNSTHKDPNGDDQSQVSYTTIIVGGVPQKIPINKAPQMEHNVTMRRKTRRGGTDLNRRVSCKDLGQGDCEGWLYKKRSDRGGAFSSKWVKRWCVMKNYNLFYYKNKMDQKAEGVIHLPAFQVSPAPEVKTSKYAFKIHNLGTSFLFSSDRQEDMKKWMNKMGLAAIAYDEKKVTDHAIFPHVRRPNDNNDIAEFSESDDETLDSANTSNTSKDTDSSGHGSPDIRSRLPVSEEDEVVFRNRGSGCSSFTTGSLYSCVPTEFSDNSESSTITGFSQSTDDLTHIYRTIESENLTFDGKDKQKQRRSAIKSESSGDGLPSGVQVEKVKKLHSLERTLKAKEQELVAIDKLLDDGMGADTLKRYQDHFLLSASMRSLPTQSDSDEESS